In Thermodesulfobacteriota bacterium, the genomic stretch AACCTCGTAAGCGACGACGAGTACTTCATAGACTTCGGAAGGGGCCAGGAAGAGCGCTCGCTGGAGGCGCTGGAAAGCAACCTTTCCGCCAGCTTCAACCGTGGCAACTGGAGCCTCGTGGGCCAGGCGAGGTTTTTCGACAACCTCCTTGACGCGGAAGACGACGAAACGCTCCAGAGACTCCCGGAAATAACGCTCGCGAGCACGGCGGAGAGGATATCCGGCACCCCCTTGTACTTCTCCAGCCAGTCCTCTTACGTGAACTTCTGGAGGGAGGAGGGCCTACGGGGGCAGAGGCTCGATTTCCGGCCCCGGCTATCCATGCCCATAAGGCCGGGCGGCTATTTCGATTTCCTGCTCTCTGCGGGCCCTGCGGCGACCCTCTGGTTCGTGGAGCGGCACCCCGAGAAAGACCGCTTCGACAGGTTCACATACGACGTTACCGCCGAGCTGACCACTACATTCGTCCGGGTCTTCAGGGCCGAAGAGCCCGGCGTTACCGCCCTCAGGCATACTCTGAGGCCCGGGATCGCTTACGTCTACGCGCCAGACATCTTTCAGGACGACCTTCCCAGCTTCGACGACCTCGACAGGATATCGGCCGCTAACAGCATAAGCTATTCCCTGAACTCCACGCTCACCGGAAGGAGCGGCGAGGGCGACGGGGCGGTCTATTTCGAGTACCTCTACCTCGACCTCAGGCAGAGCTACAACTTCCACGAGGCTGAAAGGGAGCTTGCAGGGCCGGGCGACAAGAAGAGGCCCTTTTCCGACGTCACGGGCGAGCTGATCTTGAGGCCCCTGCCGCTCGTGACCGGTGTGGCCAAGGGCACGCTCGACGTATACGAGAGCCACTTCACCGCCTACGAGGTCTCGGTGACCGCATCCGACAGGAGGGGCGACAGCCTTGCCGTATCCCACAGGTTCGTAAAGGACGGTGCCAACTACCTTGAAGGGTCGCTCCGGGCGCGGCTCCCAAAGGGGATCGACTTCACCTTCCTCAAGAGGTTCTCCTTCGACGAGCGGAGGTCCCTTGAGACATCCTACGGGATCGAGTACTTCCAGCAGTGCTGGAGCGCAACCCTCACCTACACGGAACGGCTCGAGGAGAAGATGGTATACCTGACCTTCAACCTGCTGGGCCTCGGCAGGGTCGCGGGCGTGCAGGGGAGGCTCGAACATTAACGAACCATTGACACCCGGAGCCCTGTTGGGTTAAACTGCTTTTTCAATTGAACTATATACCCTTGGAATTCAAGCCGTTCTGCCAATGCCGGACTTTCTGGTCCCTGGCGGGCGGCAATGGATTGAAAAGTCCTTATGCCTGATACGCAAGTCAACAAAACAGTCGCTGGGAAAGAACCCGTTGAGGTCGCCTGCGCCGGGTGCGGTTCGAGGTTCAGGCTCTGGGTCCCGGTTGAATCTTTTCCTGAATGGGAACAAGGCGTTAACATAAGCTGCGTAAGGTGCGGGGCGCGTTTCCTTGCAAAGAGGGAGGCCGAGGCCTTCGTCATAACGCCGGTTGCCGCCGAGAAGCCGGAACCCAAAGCGCCCGAAGCGCCGAAAAAGGAGGCTTACGAGGCCCCTGAGGAAAGAGCCGAGCCGGAGGCGGGTGTTGAGACTATCCTCCTCATAGAAGACGACCGTATCGCGAGGGAGATGGTGGAAACGGCGCTCTCGGACATCGGCTTCAGGATAGTAAAGGCAAAGAACGCCTCAGAGGCGCTCACGGCAGCCCGGAAGGAGCGGCCTGACCTTATCGTATCCGACCTCTATCTCAAGAACGCGGCCGACCCGTCCTCGGACATGGACGGCGGCGAGCTGCTCCAGAAGATGCAAGACGCCGGGACAGGCGCGCCGGCCATCATAACCACTGGCAAGGAGATATTCGACGACCTGCTCCTCGACCCCAGGTGGTTCGACCTCAAGGTAAAGGGCTTCATACAGAAAGGGAACCCGTTCTGGGTGGAGGAGCTTAAGCTAAAGGTAAAGGAAGTCCTCTACAAGGGATAAACGGCGATTGCAGAAAGATGAAACGGCCCGGGGGCGACCCGGGCCGTTTTGATTTCAGGCGGGACCTCTGAAAATTCAGGATTCTTCCCGCAATTCAAGGAAGGCCGGGAATGAAAAGCGGAGCATCATGGCAATATGTGAGCATTTTAATTCCTGTAACTACCCGGAGCCCGGGAAAATATCATTTTAGCGGTCGCCTTTCAGAGCTTCTTTTCAAGGAAGGCGTAGGCGCTGTGGTTGTGGATGGATTCCCAGTTCTCGGCCTCCACCCTGAACCACTTGAGCTTCTTCAGCTTCCCGAGGTTTATGGCCACTTCCCTTACCACGTCCTCAACGAACATGGGGTTGTCATAGGCCCTCTCGGTCACGTACTTCTCATCCGGCCTCTTCAAGAGCGAGTAGACCGGGCTCGATGCCGACCTTTCGACCGCCGCTATTATGTCCTCGAGCCAGACGAACCCCTTGAAGCGGACCCCGACCTTGACCTTGCCCCTCTGGTTGTGCGCGCCCCTCTCGCTTATCTCTTTCGAGCAGGGGCAAAGGGTCGAGACCGGCACCTCGACCTCGAGCATGAAATCCCTTTCGGCCCCGAGCACCCCGAGATACCTGCACCTGTATTCCATCATGCCCCTGGATTTCGAAACCGGCGCGCTCTTCTCGATGAAATAGGGGAACTCGACCTCCAGGTGGGCGGTTGAAGCCGATAGCTTCACCTTCATCTTCTCCAGTATCTGCGGGAAGTTCTTTACCGTGAGCTCGCCCCTGTGCTCGTTAAGTATCTCGACGAACCTCGACATGTGCGTGCCCTTGAACTGGTGCGGGAGGTCGACGTACATGCTTATGGTAGCCACCGTGTGCTGGAATTTGTTCTTCCTGTCGAGCACCACGATAGGGTAGCGGATGTCCTTCACACCCACCTTGTCGATGGGTATCTGCCTGTAGTCCGGCTCGGCCTGGACGTCCCTCAGTTTCTTAACCGGCATCCGGCCCCTCCTATTCATAATAAGCAGCAGCCGCGCTCTCGGATTCCCATACCCTGACCTTCGAGACCTTCACGGCGCCGAAGCCGCCGCCTTCGAGGGCCGCCGATACCTCCTTGAAAATATGCCTTGCGATGTTCTCGGCAGTCGCGTTCTCCTTGTCGAACGGCGGCACCTCGTTCAGGTACTTGTGGTCGAGCCGGTCGATTACGCCCCTCGCCTTTTCCTTGAGCGACTTGAAATCGACTACCATGCCGAGGCCGTCGAGACTCCCGGAGCGCACCTCCACCTCCACCTTCCAGTTGTGGCCGTGGAGGTTCTCGCAGGCCCCCTGGTAGCCCCTCAGGTTGTGAGCGGACGAAAACCAGGAAATTATCAAAAGCTCGTACATCCCCTCAGTTTATCATATCCGGACGCCTTGAAATCAAGTGGAATTCCAGCCCCCTTTCTTTTCCTTGACACGCCCATGCCGCAACCGCTATCCTGAACCGGTGAGACCGACGGCAACCTTTTTACGCGCTTCAAGGGCGATCAGGACGGCCCTCCTGTCGATATCCGTCCTGGCCCTGGCAGCCGCCATCCCGCTCTTTTCAGCGGATAATGCCCAGGCCAGGGCCGAAAGGGCTCTTTTTGACGCCGCGGGCCAGCCTGCCGGGCCGGGCCTCACGGCAAAGGCACGGAAAACTGTATTCGACCTCTCTCATTCCGAGATATTCTCGCCCGTAAGGGCGGGAGAGCTGGATTATTCCTCTTTCTATTCGCTCATAAGGGACAGCGGCACGGGGGCCGAGGTCGGGGTGAACGAGGGGCCGGTTACCGCTGAATCGCTCGAAGGGGTCGGGACCTATATAATAGCCGGTCCGGCCCGCGGTTTTTCGCCCGGTGAGTCAGCGGCGCTCAAGGGGTTCGTCGAGCGGGGCGGGAACCTACTGGTGCTCCTCCACATCTCCCCTCCTGTCGCGTCGCTTACGCACGAGTTCGGCATCATAGTCTCGAACTTCGTCGTATGCGAGAGGTCCGGCCTGATAGGCGGGAAGCCTCAGGATTTTCTGGTCACCAGATTCGCGGCGCACCCGGTTACATCCGGGCTCAAGGGGATAGCCGTATACGGCACTTGGGGGCTTCTGCCGGTGAACGGGGCCTCTCCGGTCGCGATGACCTCCGGGGCCGCGTGGGCCGACCTTGATAGAAATAGGGAATTCAGGGAAGGCGAGCCGGTAGAGGAGTTCGCTATCATAGCCGTGCGCGAGCTCGGGGCAGGCAAGGTCGTGGTCGTGGCCGACGACGCGCCCTTTCAGAACCGCTTCATAAACGACGCGGACAACAGGAAGCTCGCCGAAAACATAATCAGGTGGTTCAAGCAGCGGTAATATGAGAAGCGTCTGGAAATTTTTTTCATCTGTCTACCTAACCATATTCCTTGCCGTCATTATCTGCGCCATTTCGGCCTGGGGCTCGATGGTCGTCGTAAGGAACCAGCGTTTCTTCAGCGCGCTCGACCACGAGGTGCTTTTCCCCTTCCTCCTTTCCCTGAAAACGGAATACATCGGGCTTACGCTCTGGGTCTGGGCCCTCATATTCCTTACGGCCGTCTTCGCCGTGAACACGGTCGTATGCACG encodes the following:
- the folE2 gene encoding GTP cyclohydrolase FolE2, producing MPVKKLRDVQAEPDYRQIPIDKVGVKDIRYPIVVLDRKNKFQHTVATISMYVDLPHQFKGTHMSRFVEILNEHRGELTVKNFPQILEKMKVKLSASTAHLEVEFPYFIEKSAPVSKSRGMMEYRCRYLGVLGAERDFMLEVEVPVSTLCPCSKEISERGAHNQRGKVKVGVRFKGFVWLEDIIAAVERSASSPVYSLLKRPDEKYVTERAYDNPMFVEDVVREVAINLGKLKKLKWFRVEAENWESIHNHSAYAFLEKKL
- the lptD gene encoding LPS assembly protein LptD; this encodes MATAIRPLLITLLLFSFALAGAAYAQEERPHGELFSPDMPVEITADSITYDRAADRYHASGNVEIAQEGISVRADTAILDMAAGVGTVSGNIRAVDEGGSALTGNTLQFNIRDKTAVLANGRLFYREGNVHLTADSIRKTGPESYAAERVTYTTCDCPPEEDPDWSFAATSARVTVGRYLTGWNARFYIKGVPVLYSPYISIPIKRERQSGFLQPRPGFSELRGFILDTSYFWAIARNQDATFYLDVESRRGLGKGAEYRYIRTRKSSGEIFLYQFQEKSIERAREFRQDVDNLSRPEEATDNRWRLRLVHRELFESGLNLRANLNLVSDDEYFIDFGRGQEERSLEALESNLSASFNRGNWSLVGQARFFDNLLDAEDDETLQRLPEITLASTAERISGTPLYFSSQSSYVNFWREEGLRGQRLDFRPRLSMPIRPGGYFDFLLSAGPAATLWFVERHPEKDRFDRFTYDVTAELTTTFVRVFRAEEPGVTALRHTLRPGIAYVYAPDIFQDDLPSFDDLDRISAANSISYSLNSTLTGRSGEGDGAVYFEYLYLDLRQSYNFHEAERELAGPGDKKRPFSDVTGELILRPLPLVTGVAKGTLDVYESHFTAYEVSVTASDRRGDSLAVSHRFVKDGANYLEGSLRARLPKGIDFTFLKRFSFDERRSLETSYGIEYFQQCWSATLTYTERLEEKMVYLTFNLLGLGRVAGVQGRLEH
- a CDS encoding DUF4350 domain-containing protein, with amino-acid sequence MRPTATFLRASRAIRTALLSISVLALAAAIPLFSADNAQARAERALFDAAGQPAGPGLTAKARKTVFDLSHSEIFSPVRAGELDYSSFYSLIRDSGTGAEVGVNEGPVTAESLEGVGTYIIAGPARGFSPGESAALKGFVERGGNLLVLLHISPPVASLTHEFGIIVSNFVVCERSGLIGGKPQDFLVTRFAAHPVTSGLKGIAVYGTWGLLPVNGASPVAMTSGAAWADLDRNREFREGEPVEEFAIIAVRELGAGKVVVVADDAPFQNRFINDADNRKLAENIIRWFKQR
- the queD gene encoding 6-carboxytetrahydropterin synthase QueD, with amino-acid sequence MYELLIISWFSSAHNLRGYQGACENLHGHNWKVEVEVRSGSLDGLGMVVDFKSLKEKARGVIDRLDHKYLNEVPPFDKENATAENIARHIFKEVSAALEGGGFGAVKVSKVRVWESESAAAAYYE
- a CDS encoding response regulator: MPDTQVNKTVAGKEPVEVACAGCGSRFRLWVPVESFPEWEQGVNISCVRCGARFLAKREAEAFVITPVAAEKPEPKAPEAPKKEAYEAPEERAEPEAGVETILLIEDDRIAREMVETALSDIGFRIVKAKNASEALTAARKERPDLIVSDLYLKNAADPSSDMDGGELLQKMQDAGTGAPAIITTGKEIFDDLLLDPRWFDLKVKGFIQKGNPFWVEELKLKVKEVLYKG